GCTGCGCCGCAGGACCAGCAGGTCCCGGCGCCAGATGGCCAGAGTTCCCCGTAGATTCAATCGCGCACCTCCGCCCCGGTGAGACTGATGAAGACTTCTTCCAAAGTTCGCTCACGCAGGGAGATACGGCGCACCGGAGTCCCCCCCAGGGCGGATACCACTTCCGCAAGACACTCCCATTGCCCGAGACGGACGGTGAGCAGATTGCCCGACAACGACAGCTCCTCAAGACAGGGCAGGGTCCGCAGGATATCCGCACATCGCTGCGCCCCCTGCGCATGCACACATTCGATTTCATAGGTAGCGCCGCCGGAGAGGCGTGCCTTCAGCTCGGTACTGCTTCCCAGGGCAATCAGTCTGCCGTGATCCATGATGGCGATACGCTCGCAGAGCTGCTCCGCCTCCTCAAGGTAGTGGGTGGTCAGGAAGATCGTCATGTCGCCGGCCAGAGAGCGGATATACTCCCAGACCGCCCGACGCGACTGCGGGTCCAGGCCGGTGGTGGGCTCGTCAAGAAACAGTACGGCGGGATCATGGACCAGTGCCCTGGCCACCACCAGCCTGCGCTGCATGCCCCCGGAAAAGGTGTCGGGAAAATCATGTTGACGGGCGGCCAGCCCGAACAGTTCCAGCACCTCGTCGATCCGTTTTCTGGCCCGTTTCGGCTCCAGGGCATGCAGCCGCGCATGAAGCTCCAGATTTTCCCGGGCAGTCAGGTAACGATCGAGGCTGTTTTCCTGGGGAACCACGCCGATCTGCCGTCGAATCTCGCGGCCGCACCGCCCGATCGGCAGCCCGTTCACCAGGACTTCGCCGGAGTCGGGACGCATCAGGGTCGTCATAATCCGGATCAGGGTAGTCTTACCGGCACCGTTGGGCCCCAGCAGTGCAAAGATTTCCCCCCTGTTTACTTCCAGGGCAAAGGAGTCCAGCGCACGCACGTCACCGTAGCACTTGCTCACGTTCCGCACCGCCAGTGCGGGACCGGAGTACGGGGTCGCCATCAGCGTCGCCTGCAGGGAGCTCATCCGGAGGACTTGAGGAGGGAGCTGGCGGCACAGACCGCTTCGATCTGCCGCAACAGTTCATCCATATCCACCGGCTTCGGCACGAAGCCGTTGATACCGGCGGCGAGAAAGGCCTCCCGGTCCCTGGAAAAGGCGTGGGCCGTTATGGCGATGATCGGAATCTGCGGATTGATTTCCGGGCGCTCGCCGGAGCGGATGATCCGTGCCGCCCTGCTGCCGTCGATGTCGGGCATGGAAATGTCGGTCAACACGATGTCGAAACTGCCGTTAGCAAGCGCTTCAAGCAACCGGCTGCCGTTCTCCACCACGGTCACCCGGTGTCCCTTTCCTTCCAGCAGGGAGCACATCATTGACCTGCCCAACTGATCGTCATCGGCAAGCAGGATGCTACGCGGCGTGACGACGCGGCCATGTTGCCGCTCGTTCTGCTCGGGCGCTTCGCAGACCGTAGCCGGTAATGCAACGCGAAACTCTGACCCCTGCTCCGGCACGCTGAAGACCGTGATGCTGCCTCCCATCAGGTCGGCCAGACGACGGGAGATGGCCAACCCCAACCCTGTTCCGGAAAAATGGCGGGAACCGAAACTTTCCAACTGCCGAAAGCTCTCGAAAATCTTCTCCTGATCCTCAACCGGAATGCCGATACCGGTATCGCGGACCGTGATCTCCAGGGTCGGCAGCGCGCTGTCGTCATGCTCATGACAATGTCGGCAGCATATCTCCAGCGAAATCGTCCCCTTGCGAGTGAACTTGATGGCGTTGGACAGCAGGTTGGTGATGATCTGGGAAATGCGGAGCTGATCGCCGTCGATATACTCCGGCAGGTCGGAAGCAAGAGTGATGGCGAGCGTCAGACCCTTCCGGCGGGCGGCGGGGGCAAATATCCTGACCAGCTGCTTGGCGGTGGCAGCGACAGAAAACGGCTTGCTGACCAGTTCGAGCCTGCCGGACTCCACCTTGGAAAAATCCAGCACATCGTTGATGACCTGCAACAACATCCGGGAAGCAGCCCGGCAATCGTTCAGGTACTGCTGCTGTTTACGGCCGAGAGGAGTCTGTGCCAGCAGCTCCAGGTTGCCGGTCAATGCCCCCAGGGGGGTGCGGATTTCATGGCTCATGGTGGCCAGGAAGTTCGATTTTGCCTCATTGGCCGCCTCGGCGGCATTACGGGCCTGGCGCAGCTCCTGTTCCGTCTGTTTCAGCGGCGTCAGGTCGATATCCACGCAGAACAGCTCCGGCTCACGGCCCGGCGGCTGGATCAGGGCGTGACTGGAATAGACCGATACCAACGTTCCGTCCTTGCGCATCAGTTGCAGCTCTCCGGCGGGAATCGGCCGGCCGGTCTCCCCCATCACGACCATTTCGCTCAACACCTGCTCCCGCATCACGGGGGGGATGATCAGGTTGAGCAGGCTTTTGCCGATGGCCTCTTCCGGCGTGTAGCCGTAGAGCTGCTCCGATGCCCTGTTCCAGTAGGTGGTGGTGCCGTCGAGCCGGTAGCCCTGCACGGCGATGTTGGGGGTCATGTCCATGAGGAAGCGGAAGCGGTTTTCACTTTCGATCAGCCGTTCCTCCATCTTTCTGCGTTCGGTGAT
The window above is part of the Trichlorobacter ammonificans genome. Proteins encoded here:
- a CDS encoding ABC transporter ATP-binding protein: MATPYSGPALAVRNVSKCYGDVRALDSFALEVNRGEIFALLGPNGAGKTTLIRIMTTLMRPDSGEVLVNGLPIGRCGREIRRQIGVVPQENSLDRYLTARENLELHARLHALEPKRARKRIDEVLELFGLAARQHDFPDTFSGGMQRRLVVARALVHDPAVLFLDEPTTGLDPQSRRAVWEYIRSLAGDMTIFLTTHYLEEAEQLCERIAIMDHGRLIALGSSTELKARLSGGATYEIECVHAQGAQRCADILRTLPCLEELSLSGNLLTVRLGQWECLAEVVSALGGTPVRRISLRERTLEEVFISLTGAEVRD
- a CDS encoding response regulator; protein product: MSDQLLSSADKILVVDDDLLTREFARTTLEPAGFEVTDATSGEEAMTLLDRYVPDLILLDVMMPGMDGFKTCRAIREHPSGTDIPVLMMTGLDDLTTIARSYKVGITDFISKPIKWGVLPYRIAFIIRSSRVNRALRENEERNRSFFEYNQSVMLVVDTADGAIVDANPAACGFYGWSREDMKRKHLCDIVAASRNDVREAVDRALAKENNHCFFQHRLADGSIRDVETFCSPVTTANTSLLIIIVHDITERRKMEERLIESENRFRFLMDMTPNIAVQGYRLDGTTTYWNRASEQLYGYTPEEAIGKSLLNLIIPPVMREQVLSEMVVMGETGRPIPAGELQLMRKDGTLVSVYSSHALIQPPGREPELFCVDIDLTPLKQTEQELRQARNAAEAANEAKSNFLATMSHEIRTPLGALTGNLELLAQTPLGRKQQQYLNDCRAASRMLLQVINDVLDFSKVESGRLELVSKPFSVAATAKQLVRIFAPAARRKGLTLAITLASDLPEYIDGDQLRISQIITNLLSNAIKFTRKGTISLEICCRHCHEHDDSALPTLEITVRDTGIGIPVEDQEKIFESFRQLESFGSRHFSGTGLGLAISRRLADLMGGSITVFSVPEQGSEFRVALPATVCEAPEQNERQHGRVVTPRSILLADDDQLGRSMMCSLLEGKGHRVTVVENGSRLLEALANGSFDIVLTDISMPDIDGSRAARIIRSGERPEINPQIPIIAITAHAFSRDREAFLAAGINGFVPKPVDMDELLRQIEAVCAASSLLKSSG